From Xylocopilactobacillus apis, a single genomic window includes:
- a CDS encoding CPBP family intramembrane glutamic endopeptidase yields MKKSSSWYKVFIILGAYLLFRFFIKVAENFGLFSKLHIHSFVWLQTILEILIIVYMILINHYFIRQMISYDIKIKNSFLVLLPVVLLLLMFMASISESGSDQTYAYVLPLPLAAGFFEEYLCRGLLLPQILKSINGIKKVESKNVYLAVFFSSLIFACLHFFNLASQDLVTTCLQVWFALCAGVFFSSLYVSSESIIPSFLFHFLYDYLSMYTNGPAQQKVSVNYQTILSISISTIFFLGYSWLLINKNKLKKRSDWLSNLINN; encoded by the coding sequence TTGAAAAAAAGTAGTAGTTGGTACAAAGTATTTATTATTTTGGGTGCGTATCTTTTGTTTCGCTTTTTCATAAAAGTTGCTGAAAATTTTGGCTTATTTTCAAAATTACATATTCATAGTTTTGTTTGGCTGCAGACGATACTAGAAATTTTGATTATTGTTTATATGATTTTGATAAACCATTATTTTATAAGACAAATGATTAGTTATGATATAAAAATTAAAAACTCTTTTTTAGTTCTTTTACCAGTAGTTTTATTGTTATTGATGTTTATGGCTTCGATTTCGGAAAGCGGAAGTGATCAGACATATGCTTACGTTTTGCCGCTTCCGTTGGCAGCAGGTTTTTTTGAAGAGTACTTGTGTCGAGGCTTGCTCCTTCCTCAAATATTAAAATCAATAAATGGGATCAAAAAAGTTGAAAGTAAAAATGTTTATTTAGCAGTATTCTTCTCTTCTTTAATATTTGCTTGCCTTCACTTTTTTAACTTAGCATCACAAGATCTTGTAACTACTTGTCTGCAAGTATGGTTTGCATTGTGCGCAGGAGTATTCTTTTCAAGTCTTTATGTCAGTTCTGAATCAATTATTCCTTCATTTCTATTTCACTTTTTATATGATTATTTATCTATGTATACGAATGGACCCGCGCAGCAAAAAGTTTCTGTAAATTACCAGACCATTTTATCAATTTCCATTTCAACTATTTTTTTCCTTGGATACAGTTGGCTTTTGATTAACAAAAATAAATTAAAAAAGAGAAGCGATTGGCTTAGCAATTTAATTAATAATTAA
- a CDS encoding RNA polymerase epsilon subunit gives MIYKVYYQEDSESAPRRESTKCLYAEAESIPDLKKKITDKFNYGIEYVTELNDEYLNYEKEHNPDFSIIKDL, from the coding sequence ATGATTTATAAAGTTTATTATCAAGAAGACTCTGAAAGTGCTCCCCGTCGGGAAAGTACAAAGTGTCTATATGCGGAAGCTGAAAGCATTCCGGATTTAAAGAAAAAAATAACAGATAAATTTAACTACGGTATTGAATATGTTACAGAGTTAAATGATGAATATTTAAACTATGAGAAGGAACACAACCCTGATTTCTCAATCATAAAGGACTTATGA
- a CDS encoding DUF3290 domain-containing protein: MNFYTYDYLVKQINSSQNMKFIVAAIFGVILVALAFQFAHHRDDNKYRDLIIIFVLCGILLLGIQFTNYQQSQSSTNQASQMTSFLRNLSKDKKVKTSEISCNQTTLTNQMVVKIKKDYYQVLFNSDFSSYQLVKAALVNKDINFIK; encoded by the coding sequence ATGAACTTCTATACTTATGACTATTTAGTAAAACAAATTAACAGTTCGCAAAATATGAAATTTATTGTAGCAGCTATTTTTGGGGTTATCTTGGTTGCTTTAGCTTTTCAATTTGCGCATCATCGCGATGATAATAAATACCGTGATTTAATTATAATTTTTGTCCTTTGCGGCATTTTGTTGTTGGGAATTCAATTCACTAACTATCAGCAGTCACAAAGCAGTACCAATCAAGCATCTCAAATGACTTCTTTTTTACGAAATCTAAGTAAAGATAAAAAGGTTAAAACTAGCGAGATATCTTGTAATCAAACGACCCTTACGAACCAAATGGTGGTAAAAATCAAAAAAGACTATTATCAAGTTCTTTTTAATAGTGATTTTTCCAGTTATCAGCTAGTCAAAGCCGCACTTGTAAATAAAGACATCAATTTTATAAAGTAA
- the def gene encoding peptide deformylase, whose amino-acid sequence MILMKDIIREGNPTLRATAKKVSFPLSQEDRDLGKKMMKYLEVSQDEKLAEKYHLRAGVGLAAPQIDVSKRVAAVLVPDNDGSIVFKDVLYNPRILRESVKRAALNEGEGCLSVDRNVAGLVIRTDRITLEYYDVNGERHEIKLENYPAIVVQHEIDHLNGTLFYDHIDKESPFKLPENTIIIE is encoded by the coding sequence ATGATTTTAATGAAGGATATTATTCGTGAAGGAAATCCAACATTAAGAGCGACAGCAAAAAAAGTCTCATTTCCTCTTTCCCAAGAAGATCGTGATCTTGGAAAAAAAATGATGAAATATCTCGAAGTCAGTCAAGACGAAAAATTGGCTGAAAAGTATCATCTTAGAGCCGGCGTTGGTTTAGCAGCTCCTCAAATTGATGTTTCAAAAAGAGTTGCGGCAGTTTTAGTGCCCGACAATGATGGATCAATTGTTTTTAAAGATGTACTTTATAACCCAAGGATATTAAGAGAATCAGTGAAACGCGCAGCACTCAACGAAGGTGAGGGCTGTCTTTCTGTCGATCGCAATGTAGCAGGTCTTGTTATTAGAACTGACCGGATTACCCTTGAATATTATGATGTTAATGGTGAACGCCATGAAATTAAATTGGAAAATTATCCAGCAATTGTCGTTCAGCATGAAATTGACCATTTGAATGGGACTCTTTTTTATGATCACATTGATAAAGAATCTCCTTTTAAATTACCTGAAAATACAATAATTATTGAATAA
- a CDS encoding DUF421 domain-containing protein: MINYSEVAIKFVLGFICIIAQINLSGKGNLAPTNVIDQMQNYVLGGIVGGIIYNEAITPLQFFLVLVIWTIVVLLIRFLTNHTRVVKKLVEGSPLTVISNGKINVDALTNRGMTASTLMFQLRTDGIEDLKKVKKAVLEQNGQLTIIQEGESMINAPLITDGQILIESLESINKDEDWLKQEIKKRGFQASDIYLATYEDNSLKLFTYRSHQKYSAGNSTAK, translated from the coding sequence ATGATTAATTATAGTGAAGTTGCAATTAAATTTGTATTAGGTTTTATTTGTATAATTGCTCAAATCAATCTATCAGGAAAAGGAAATCTAGCACCAACAAACGTAATTGACCAAATGCAAAATTATGTTTTAGGGGGAATTGTTGGTGGTATTATTTACAACGAAGCTATTACTCCCCTTCAATTTTTCTTAGTATTAGTAATTTGGACTATTGTTGTTTTGTTAATAAGATTTCTAACTAATCATACACGAGTAGTCAAAAAGCTTGTCGAAGGATCACCGCTTACCGTTATTTCAAATGGAAAAATAAATGTTGATGCTCTTACCAACCGGGGAATGACCGCTAGTACTCTTATGTTCCAATTAAGAACTGATGGAATTGAAGACTTAAAAAAAGTAAAAAAAGCGGTTCTTGAACAAAATGGTCAGCTTACAATAATTCAAGAAGGTGAATCAATGATTAACGCACCTTTAATTACGGACGGTCAAATTTTAATAGAGTCACTAGAATCCATAAATAAAGATGAAGATTGGCTAAAACAAGAAATAAAAAAGAGAGGCTTTCAAGCTAGTGATATTTATCTCGCAACGTATGAAGACAATAGCCTTAAACTTTTTACTTATCGCAGCCATCAAAAATATTCAGCTGGAAATAGTACGGCAAAATAG
- the rnjA gene encoding ribonuclease J1: MPTKSKKTKNVRVAAIGGLGEIGKNMYCIEYNDKIVVIDCGIKFPEDDLLGIDYVISDYQHLIKNRDKILGLVITHGHEDHIGGIPFLLRQLPGIDIYAGPLALALIQSKLEENGLTKDCQLNEINEDSVLDFGEMSVTFFRTTHSIPDTLGVAVHTPEGIIVQTGDFKFDLTPVDGQPAPNLQRMAKLGSDGVLLLMSDSTNAEIPTFTKSERFVGTSIRNIMGAIEGRIIFASFASNISRIKQASDVAIEQGRKIAVFGRSMEAAIKNGIELGYLDYPKDTLIEPKDVNKVSGDKLMILCTGSQGEPMAALSRIANGTHKQISIVPGDTVIFSSSPIPGNTASVNHVINGLEEAGANVIHGKVNNVHTSGHGGQEEQKLMLRLMKPKFFMPIHGEYRMLKIHTELAQLCDVPKENCFIMENGDVLEVNHEKAEVVDHFPASDAFVDGNGIGDIGNAVIHERQLLSEDGLVAACATVKMKTGQILSGPDILSRGFIYMRESGDLINQAQKQVYHAIKQCFREQQHVNESMLNEAIIDALQDYLYDKTERKPIVIPMIISV, from the coding sequence ATGCCTACGAAATCAAAAAAAACAAAAAATGTTCGAGTTGCGGCAATTGGCGGTCTAGGCGAAATTGGAAAGAACATGTACTGTATTGAGTACAACGATAAAATTGTAGTTATCGATTGTGGTATTAAATTTCCAGAAGACGATTTACTAGGGATTGATTATGTAATTTCCGATTACCAACACCTTATTAAAAATCGCGATAAGATTTTAGGACTTGTAATCACTCACGGACATGAAGACCATATTGGCGGTATCCCTTTTCTATTGAGACAGCTTCCTGGTATTGATATTTATGCAGGTCCTTTAGCTTTAGCTTTAATTCAAAGTAAACTAGAAGAAAATGGATTAACTAAAGATTGCCAGTTAAATGAAATTAATGAAGATTCTGTTTTAGATTTTGGAGAAATGTCAGTTACTTTCTTTAGGACAACTCACTCGATCCCTGATACTTTAGGGGTTGCTGTCCATACTCCTGAAGGAATCATTGTTCAAACTGGTGACTTCAAGTTTGACTTAACTCCCGTTGATGGTCAACCTGCCCCAAATTTACAAAGAATGGCCAAACTTGGATCTGATGGTGTTCTACTTTTAATGTCTGATTCTACAAATGCAGAAATTCCAACTTTTACCAAGTCTGAACGTTTTGTTGGAACATCCATTAGAAACATTATGGGTGCAATTGAAGGAAGAATCATTTTCGCTAGTTTTGCTTCTAATATTTCAAGAATTAAACAAGCATCTGACGTAGCGATTGAGCAAGGAAGAAAAATTGCAGTTTTCGGTCGTAGTATGGAAGCCGCAATCAAAAACGGAATAGAATTAGGCTATCTAGATTACCCTAAAGATACTTTAATTGAGCCAAAAGACGTTAATAAAGTTTCTGGCGATAAATTGATGATTCTTTGTACGGGATCTCAAGGAGAGCCGATGGCTGCTCTTTCTAGAATTGCTAATGGAACTCATAAACAAATTTCAATAGTCCCTGGAGATACCGTCATCTTCTCTTCTTCACCAATTCCAGGTAACACTGCTAGTGTTAATCATGTTATTAATGGATTGGAAGAGGCAGGAGCTAACGTCATTCACGGGAAAGTAAACAATGTTCACACTTCCGGACACGGTGGTCAAGAAGAACAAAAGCTAATGCTTCGATTAATGAAGCCTAAATTTTTCATGCCGATTCACGGTGAATACCGAATGTTGAAAATTCATACTGAATTAGCTCAGTTATGTGATGTACCAAAAGAAAATTGTTTTATTATGGAAAATGGTGATGTTCTAGAAGTTAACCATGAAAAAGCAGAAGTTGTTGATCACTTCCCAGCTAGTGATGCTTTCGTAGACGGTAACGGAATTGGGGATATTGGAAATGCTGTTATTCATGAAAGACAATTGTTAAGTGAAGACGGATTAGTCGCAGCATGTGCAACTGTTAAGATGAAAACTGGTCAAATTCTATCAGGCCCAGATATTCTATCACGTGGGTTTATCTACATGAGAGAATCTGGTGACTTAATCAATCAAGCTCAAAAACAAGTTTATCATGCTATTAAGCAGTGCTTCCGTGAACAGCAGCATGTAAATGAATCCATGCTCAACGAAGCAATTATCGATGCTTTACAAGATTATTTATATGATAAAACAGAAAGAAAGCCAATTGTCATTCCAATGATTATTAGTGTTTAA